In one window of Pseudoalteromonas espejiana DSM 9414 DNA:
- the recR gene encoding recombination mediator RecR encodes MQLSDSLTQLIEALRCQPGIGPKSAQRIAFHLLERDRKGGTQLGNALTKAMSAVGHCQSCRTFAEQAQCDICLSTKRQDSGVLCVVESPTDVLAIEQTGQYLGLYFVLMGHLSPIDGIGPKEIGLDVLEQKLSHGGINEVILATNPTVEGETTAHYIAQLCHKYKVGASRIAHGIPVGGELDLVDGTTLMHAFSGRRAVMQE; translated from the coding sequence ATGCAACTTTCAGATAGCCTAACTCAGCTTATAGAAGCGCTACGTTGCCAACCGGGCATTGGCCCTAAGTCGGCTCAGCGTATTGCTTTTCACTTATTAGAGCGCGACCGTAAAGGGGGCACTCAACTAGGTAATGCATTGACCAAAGCCATGAGTGCTGTTGGGCATTGCCAGTCGTGTCGTACTTTTGCCGAGCAAGCGCAGTGTGATATTTGCCTCAGTACAAAACGCCAAGATAGCGGTGTTTTGTGTGTAGTTGAATCGCCCACTGACGTACTAGCAATTGAGCAAACAGGCCAGTATTTAGGCTTGTATTTTGTGCTTATGGGTCATTTATCGCCAATTGATGGTATAGGCCCTAAAGAGATAGGTCTTGATGTATTAGAGCAAAAGCTATCTCATGGCGGTATTAACGAAGTGATTTTAGCTACCAACCCCACGGTTGAAGGCGAAACCACCGCGCATTATATTGCTCAGCTTTGCCATAAATACAAAGTAGGTGCATCGCGAATAGCACACGGTATACCTGTTGGTGGTGAGCTTGATTTGGTAGATGGTACAACATTAATGCACGCATTTAGCGGTCGACGCGCCGTAATGCAAGAGTAA